One Candidatus Peregrinibacteria bacterium DNA segment encodes these proteins:
- a CDS encoding prepilin-type N-terminal cleavage/methylation domain-containing protein: protein MHAPSYKKPAFTFIELVIVILIMSVLAVTLALAYQRVQLKVRYDAHVNTITDFFQRARSYSLSTLMVNGAEPTQYYLLEVFEDGINIVAHSENLSQVLDSYTFDEDIRFQRELEIYYFPPSGELCLGMSHCYDPNYTGTPSTEQSSILSDASQTYSTEFSITQTGGFIEITPFVP from the coding sequence ATGCACGCCCCCTCCTACAAAAAACCCGCCTTCACTTTTATAGAACTGGTCATCGTCATTCTCATCATGTCGGTTTTGGCGGTGACTTTGGCCTTGGCGTATCAACGAGTGCAACTCAAAGTGCGTTACGACGCCCACGTGAACACCATCACCGACTTTTTTCAGCGCGCACGCAGTTATTCACTTTCCACGCTCATGGTGAATGGGGCTGAACCCACGCAGTATTACCTTTTGGAGGTGTTTGAAGACGGGATCAACATTGTGGCCCACAGCGAAAATCTTTCGCAAGTTTTGGACAGCTATACTTTCGACGAAGACATTCGCTTTCAAAGGGAACTGGAAATTTATTATTTTCCACCATCTGGGGAGCTGTGTTTAGGCATGAGTCATTGCTACGATCCCAATTACACCGGGACCCCTTCCACGGAGCAATCCAGCATACTTTCAGACGCTTCACAGACTTATTCCACCGAATTTTCCATCACTCAAACAGGAGGCTTTATTGAAATCACACCTTTTGTGCCGTGA
- a CDS encoding PKD domain-containing protein: MKRVDSLNASKPGAFSSLKSNAGALALATAIGAFSGQAKAVDCGYTFNPATTVAGADSSTLHEAWPSKSENGLMFSSTDGTVFGQRYMPDGASVSSPVNLTGMPANPYGVQFVNASQVYFMSVGSADIYSGVDTSGDWSSGSSSLAYPTSPDYMGGVAYDQISSDFVFSPYHSGQSHFDITDSSGNILAHDAKEPGSDSTNGRVFFVRGCDTSGLTGCEVWVVDSASCEQMIDSEARSPYFDQRTGILYYAKNNGTSYDIVSSQETTSPNDNDGDGSPVEEDCDDEDASRFPGNTVTAEDGVDNNCVEDAPSINSIEVNGQPLGSLNVAVGADITLTAQGMDDEELGEDLTYRWTIVMPSGDSENLEGASISFNPSEAGSHQVTVEVVDSSGNNVSQEGAFQADFSASALPEGTALPEGTVIYENPANPEAGSAVMHGTTAYVNENGEIVLPNAGDGVSVEGVALTVHSEPSRVNFFTGPETHSDILLGGTDWAPPPNGDSSYGPYADTENLEQLTELVFRSGDPVRAVSTQIWPGNADHEIDLRISESGNHWFSDIEDDTRQPDDTGEDDTGIGGDDGGHCGCATTTDGVAWYGVGLGLLALASRRKEENS; this comes from the coding sequence ATGAAACGAGTGGATTCATTAAATGCTTCGAAGCCTGGTGCTTTTTCTTCATTGAAAAGCAATGCTGGTGCTCTTGCTTTAGCAACTGCCATTGGAGCTTTTTCAGGTCAAGCTAAGGCGGTGGATTGTGGCTATACTTTTAATCCTGCCACTACTGTGGCAGGTGCTGATTCTTCGACTCTACATGAAGCCTGGCCTTCCAAGAGTGAGAATGGGCTGATGTTTAGTTCTACTGATGGAACGGTCTTCGGGCAAAGGTACATGCCCGATGGTGCAAGTGTTTCTTCTCCAGTGAATTTGACTGGGATGCCTGCAAATCCTTATGGAGTACAGTTTGTCAATGCTTCTCAGGTCTACTTCATGTCCGTTGGTTCGGCTGATATTTATTCGGGCGTAGACACCAGTGGAGATTGGTCTTCAGGTTCTTCTTCTCTCGCCTATCCCACCTCCCCCGATTACATGGGAGGGGTCGCCTATGATCAGATCAGTAGTGATTTTGTTTTCTCTCCTTATCATTCCGGCCAGAGTCATTTTGATATTACTGATTCTTCTGGCAATATCTTGGCTCATGATGCAAAAGAACCTGGTTCAGATTCGACCAACGGCAGGGTATTTTTTGTGAGAGGGTGCGACACCTCGGGATTAACGGGTTGTGAAGTGTGGGTTGTAGATAGTGCCAGTTGTGAACAGATGATTGATTCTGAGGCCCGTTCACCTTATTTTGATCAACGCACTGGCATCTTATATTACGCTAAAAACAATGGCACAAGTTATGACATTGTGAGCAGTCAGGAAACCACTTCTCCTAACGATAACGACGGAGATGGCTCCCCAGTAGAAGAAGATTGTGACGATGAGGATGCCAGTCGTTTCCCTGGGAATACTGTTACTGCAGAAGATGGAGTGGATAATAACTGTGTAGAAGATGCACCAAGCATCAACTCAATTGAAGTGAATGGTCAGCCATTGGGATCTTTAAATGTTGCCGTTGGAGCGGATATAACACTGACTGCACAAGGAATGGACGATGAAGAACTTGGTGAAGATCTTACTTATCGTTGGACTATCGTAATGCCCAGTGGAGATTCTGAAAATTTGGAAGGTGCTTCTATTTCTTTCAATCCAAGTGAAGCAGGGTCTCATCAAGTTACCGTTGAAGTCGTGGACTCCAGTGGAAATAATGTTTCTCAAGAAGGAGCATTCCAAGCTGATTTTTCTGCCAGCGCACTCCCTGAGGGAACCGCCCTTCCGGAAGGTACTGTGATTTATGAGAATCCTGCGAACCCAGAAGCAGGATCTGCAGTGATGCATGGCACTACTGCTTATGTCAACGAGAATGGAGAGATCGTTCTACCTAACGCTGGGGATGGGGTAAGTGTGGAAGGTGTCGCCTTAACTGTCCATTCTGAACCCAGTCGTGTGAATTTCTTTACAGGACCTGAAACTCATAGTGATATTTTGTTAGGAGGTACGGATTGGGCTCCTCCTCCAAACGGGGATTCCAGTTATGGGCCTTATGCCGACACTGAAAACCTTGAGCAGTTGACGGAATTGGTGTTTAGATCGGGTGATCCTGTAAGAGCGGTCAGCACTCAAATTTGGCCTGGCAACGCAGACCATGAGATTGATTTACGCATCTCGGAATCTGGTAACCATTGGTTTTCGGATATTGAAGATGATACTCGTCAACCAGATGATACAGGTGAAGATGATACAGGAATAGGCGGTGATGATGGAGGGCATTGTGGATGTGCTACCACTACAGACGGGGTTGCCTGGTATGGAGTTGGTTTAGGTCTGCTCGCACTGGCTTCAAGACGAAAAGAGGAAAACAGCTAG
- a CDS encoding prepilin-type N-terminal cleavage/methylation domain-containing protein — protein MFIKRSAFRAFTLVEVLITLTLFAVIAVVTLTLLVNGLRSARKIQAQVYLYTEAQALMDKIARDLEHSTLDYELYYSREVAGDAGWDSPEYGAYAQSFFHPGTGGQLAGPYSGVPSYYGANCADGGLHPEDCPGEIPIYAEGDEDTGVHPFPGIEAFGYSADPVAMNAFCRGNNGLGALFCRGLGIPFTEELFLVNNTGDERILYVRELLEGSTTEYGLSRLVMRGTDSDNNGLEDTWTCAENYVCEDLGVNGQAVPDADDFAPLTSSNLSVLNFSVLAAPSEDPYRAFAEEDAQVQPQVTVTLEVALSEAYSSGILGEVPSILIQRTFSTGVYSKVVSYE, from the coding sequence ATGTTTATTAAACGCTCTGCTTTTCGTGCTTTTACCCTAGTGGAAGTGCTCATCACCCTCACTTTGTTCGCCGTGATTGCCGTGGTCACTTTGACTTTGCTTGTGAATGGTTTGCGTTCGGCTCGAAAAATTCAAGCACAGGTTTATCTGTACACCGAAGCTCAAGCCCTCATGGATAAAATCGCTCGTGATTTGGAGCACAGCACTTTGGATTATGAACTTTATTATTCTCGGGAAGTGGCGGGCGATGCCGGCTGGGACAGCCCTGAGTATGGAGCTTATGCCCAAAGTTTTTTCCATCCGGGCACGGGGGGTCAATTGGCCGGACCTTACAGTGGCGTGCCTTCGTATTATGGAGCCAATTGTGCCGACGGCGGTTTGCATCCTGAGGATTGTCCCGGTGAAATTCCCATTTATGCCGAAGGGGATGAGGATACTGGGGTGCATCCCTTCCCTGGAATCGAAGCGTTTGGCTACAGTGCCGATCCCGTTGCGATGAATGCTTTTTGTCGAGGGAACAATGGCCTCGGAGCTCTTTTTTGTCGGGGGCTGGGTATCCCTTTTACGGAGGAACTTTTTTTGGTGAACAACACAGGGGATGAACGCATTTTGTATGTGAGAGAACTCTTGGAGGGTTCCACTACAGAATATGGGCTTTCACGCCTGGTGATGAGGGGCACGGACAGTGACAACAACGGCCTTGAAGACACTTGGACTTGTGCCGAGAATTATGTGTGTGAGGATCTTGGAGTGAACGGCCAGGCTGTTCCTGATGCCGATGATTTTGCGCCCCTCACCTCTTCCAATTTGAGTGTGCTCAATTTCAGCGTCTTGGCGGCTCCTTCTGAAGATCCTTATCGGGCTTTTGCAGAGGAAGATGCTCAGGTGCAACCCCAGGTCACGGTCACACTCGAAGTGGCGCTCAGCGAGGCTTACAGCTCGGGCATTTTGGGGGAAGTGCCTTCTATTCTTATTCAACGCACGTTCAGCACAGGCGTGTATTCTAAAGTTGTTTCTTATGAATGA